From the Drosophila sechellia strain sech25 chromosome X, ASM438219v1, whole genome shotgun sequence genome, the window TGCACCTGGTGGTCCGTTTAATATCCAGCATCCTGCTGATCGGACCATTCAGTGTCCAGGGCCAGCAACTGTGCCAGGAGACCGGCGTGCCGGAGGATTTTATGAAAATGGCCAGGGACGATTGCTCGATATTAGTTCGCTGGCTAATCGCCATTGTTGATGAGCTGCGTCCCCTGATGGTGGAGAACAACGATTTGGGGCATCTGCATGAGCGCCTGGTGCTCTTGGAGTCCATTTGTGAGCTTATGCAACTCTTGCATGGCTACTTGGTTAAGTGTTATCAAGGCAAAATTGCCACACAATGCAAGTAGTAACAAGGAATCTGTCATAAATTCAGATACTTTGATGAGAAGATAATTGAAATCTTCCATAACTTAACCTAACATTTGAAACTTATTTCACGAAACAATCGcatggtatatatatatgcgttCAACGATTTTATTATACATAATAAAAATGCTCTTGCGTTAACTATAAAGTTACGACGGAAACTCtagattttataattttaatgatgCTTTTTCTAAAAGGCAAGCCACTTAGTGATTTGAATATTTCGTGTAAGCATAAAAAGCTCTGGTAATAGTCCGGAAAGTACTATACGACTAGGATATCCTCCTGAATTATGTATCTATTCATCCAAAACGGAATCCAGCCATTCCTCCACACCGTTTTTGCTTGCTGCCGATGAGGGCGTGGCCGGCTGCACCATAGGCATGGGCATCGTGATGGGTCCAGAGCCTATACCCAGTTGCGTATCGGTCATGGCCAATAGCTCGTCAAGTTCATCGGGTTCAGCTGCTGAGGCAGCAACTGGTTTTTCCGCCGCTGCAGGGGCGGCGTCCTTGTTGGACTTAGCAGAGGGAGCTCGCGACTTGGTGCCCCCATTGGAGTCCTTTAGAATGCGCTGGTAAGCTGCCTCAGCCCGTTCAGCGGCCTTCTCCTGGGCGGCAATCTGAGCACGGGTGAACAAAGACGCCGGATAATCCATACGCTTGTATAAAGGAATCGTTTGAAGACCCACATTTAGGCGGGTGAGGTTCAGGGTGAAGTAAGCACTGGCAGCCTTGGTGTGTAGCTTGGTCTGGCCCTCGGCCACGTTGGCCCATTCGCGCTCTGATCCAAACGTGAAGTGGCCGCCACCGAGGCTGGGAAACTGGGCCATCTGCTGGAAATCGCCAGCTCGTAACTGGGCACGGGCATTCTCATCGATGAGTGCACCATCCAGGCCCAATTGCTCCATATCGTCGGTGTCGCTGGGCAGGGTGTCCAGCATGTCCCTGTTCCGTTGCGGTGCCAACGAGGAGCGGCCTGCTCCACTGGACTGCCAATTGCCACGCCTGGCCAACCTTGGCTCATCGCTAGAGTCCGCCACATCAACCATGCTGCGACGGGAGGTGGGTGGCGGCGATCCCGACGACGTGGTGGACCGCCCTTGTTCCTTTTTATGGTGATGATTGTACTGCTTCATGTTCCGGCGCTTTCTGCAAAGAATGGAAAGTTAATATTAGGTGCGAACTGCGAGTTGAGTGGTTACGTTGCACGTACTCCTTGGATCGATCGTCCTTGCCGGACATTTTGATGGGGGCTGTGTGGTTTCCGGGGTGTTATTTCTCAGGCAATTCCGATTCAAAATCGGTTTGTTTATTCCTTCGTTGACCGACGCGAGTGTGAGCGGGATGGATAGCGCGAGGAACAGCTGTTCGATTAACTGAGCGCAGGGTGGCCAGGCTATGTTGTTGCAACATAAAAAAGTAACGGAGAAcgaataatataaaaatacacATTACCAACATACCATATGCAAATCTTAGTTTTtcacataaaacaaaatatttgttcaattacataaaaatacatatttaactataaaatctaatatttgtaataaatatttaaaacactCTCAAGGCTGTGTGGCAGCCCTGTGGGAATCGAACAGCTGATGTCGATAACTTTAGACGATAAGCTGCCGAAGGAAATTGCAAATTTTCAGAATTTGTTGACTAACGAAGCACCGGTGATGTTGGACTTCCTAACGGAATTGCGAAACAGTGGTTCTGGGGCGGATCAGCTGCCCGGCAACATATACACCGAGTTCTTCGCGAACGTTATCGAGGATCCCAGGGAACATGGATGCAAGTCAGTGGATCACGATTTTACACCAGGATTCTCCATGCTGCGCACTTTCGATACCGAAAATAGCAATCAATTGGAGCCGCCGGCAGCCTCGGATGCGGATGTCTGGATCTTTGGCTATGGATCGTTGGTGTGGAAGACGGACTTCCCGTACATAGACCGACGACGCGGCTTCGTTTGGGGATTCAAGCGTCGCTTCTACCAGCACAGCATCGATCACCGGGGTATTCCCGAACGTCCTGGTCGCGTGGTCACCTTACTGCCAGGCGATCCCGCCCAGGATCGTGTCTATGGGGTCGCCTATCGCATAGCTGCTAGTCAAAAGGGTGCTGTGCTTGACCATCTGGACTACCGGGAGAAGAACGGGTACGAGCGCTGCAGCTTGGAGTTCCACGAGTATCCGACTGACGGAGCAGAACCCATCCAGGTGATCATATACGTGGCCACGCAGGCGAACGATTCCTATGCTGGTGATGTGTGGCAAGTTCCCTGTATTGCGAGTCAAATCTTCAGCTCGGCCGGTCCCAGTGGCCCCAATCGCGAATACCTGTTCAACCTGGCCGCCGCCATGGATCAGCTCTTTCCCGGTGCTGTAGACGATCATCTCGAAGAACTGGTGGCTTGCGTTAAGCGTTACATTGTCGAGGATGAGCCCCAGTTAATACGACATGCGCTGTTGCATGAGATATCCGGTAttctggaggaggaggagctagCGGAGCAGGCCCACCAGCTGGAGAAGCTTTTGGAGCGATGTCAGAAGCCTGGCGGACGCGAGTGGTTGATCCACGGAGCACTGCAAGCCAAAAATAAGTCGTGACACCCCGAACATTTTGCAATTGAAGACTACTGTTTATTGTAAATACCAAGAAGCTTGGGAAATTTCTTTTTAGATGCACCATTCCAAATAGACCAATTGCAACGACGTGTTACAGAGGTTTCTGACGAATCACAATTACGATTGTGATTTCAGTCATGaacattatttattatgaattttgaatataaatttaaaacaaacatttatttgattttatttaaagtgaaGTGTGGTTTGATTTGTGGTATCATTAAACattgaattattaaatatatggCATATATTAGTTgttataaaaatcaaaaaatataaagagcACGCTCTAGGCCGGATAGATGGTATAAATCGACGTTGATAGTAACATTAATATCTAATCTTTGAATTTATAATTCAGGAATCACGGCATTCAGATAGTACTCAATATAGCCTTTATCAGCTTTCggaataaatttatttttattttatttctaccGATGTAAATGAACAATTTTTCAATACAATGGCATgtaaattataattacaatttattttaagttacttaaaggattttaatttaaagtttctagcaaattaaatttaattttacgGGGAATACCCTAACGTGTAGAATACAGCTGTGCTTCGTTGGTCACACTGCTATAAAATATCGATAAGGCTGAATCGATAATGCCCAAGCTTGCCATTCATCGATGGCGGCCAGTCGTCGAAGTTTTCACAGCTCTAACAGTTGAGACAACATTTCGAGAAATTGTCGTTTGTTTTGTAGTGCTTTTTGTTTAAACATTGcgttgtgttttttgtttatcgcCCCCGTGACGATCTGATCTGATTCGGTTCGCCAATCTAATTGGATTGGGCAAGCGCCACAAACGTCCAACAGCGGAGTGAATCGCCATGAAACAGGTGGGCGGGGTTTAACGGTTTGCGGGGGGGTTGGTTGGTATTTAGTGGGTGGTTGTGTTGCGGAAtgtgttattgttgctgttgtttttgttttcgttttttgtttctgctgctgcgaTGATGTTATGTCCCCTGTTTGTCAATGTGTTTCtctgtgcatgtgtgtgtgtttgtgtgtcaaatgcaaattagAATGACAACATGTTTGCATTTGCTGCTTTTCAATATCAACCATCACATCACCGTtaggttgttgttgctgctccagATGAATCATTTGAGCTctccccctctctctctcactcccTTTCCCCAGCAGATTCTTATCAGAGCAGTGAAAGTCAATGTTCTATCTTTAttgttcttgttcttgtttttgttctcTTGCCAACAAGTTTCTTATTGGACTACATTTACATTACCAACATGACGCAAGAGTGGCCACCGCCACCCACTCACCGCACCCCCTCCCCCTTCTACCCAGTCGTTCGGAGCTCCTTTTTATTGCCTACTTTGCTGAGTTATTGATAATGGGCCCTCGCACACAAGAAGGATAAAGCATAACGGCACATAACTCATTACCATTACCATGCAAAATTCCATACGACCATTGTGTGTTAGAGCGAGAGGACCTATGAATTGTGAGAGTATGCCAGTATTTACATTTTagcaaattacattttttagtATGTACTCGCATGTGGGATTTATTACTTTGCtttctcaaaaaaaaagagaagagcAATTTGGGGAGCTTCGCCTCCTAACAAGTATCGATTCCTGGTTAAAGCAAGGGAAAACCTCGGTCAGGGTTGCCAACGCATTGGGCTAACAATCCGAAATCAAAGCCAGCGGCAACCATACGGACTCGTTGGTGCTTTGCATAACCATATAACCAGGATATTCAGGACGTGccagtgtgtttgtgtgtgtgtgagtgtgtatattgtgtgtgtgtgtgttctccTCCGTGTATGTATAACACGTGCCGTGGAAACTGCGCGGAAACGCTACCAGTTTCAGTTTTTCGCTGTAGAGCAATCGACGCGTTCGCACGCGTTGTTTTTTCCCTAAATCCTAAAAAAGAACCCACAACCAATAAGCCaaaatctataaaaaaaaattgcaaaatatctataaacaaaaagaaagtcTGTTCCAGATGTTTTTGCCAAGTAAATCCAGAGAAAAAGCTacaatttaaaagaaaaaaagcaCGCTGTGTTGGTATGTGTGGTATGTGCGCTGCCTCAACAAATTTTTCACTTGTATGTGTGCTGTACTTGCCTGaatgtgtgtatatgtgtgtgtaacTCGTGTCATGTGACCGCGCGCGCAAAAcattttgcattgtttttgcCCAAgcagtttttgttgttgttggaggaTATCCAGCGTGTACGCGAAAAACGTTTTTGGGGGCGAAATAGCGTAAGCCTGCGCAATAGTCGCTCACATGGCAGCTggccatacacacacacatgcacacaaacacacacaagaGCAGGGATAAACAGGAGCTAGCCGAGATTTTTTTGTGCCATTAAAACGAGGGAAATTCAACGAAGAACGCCTTTTAGTAGGCTAAACAAAAAGCGGAGCAGCGATTGATTCCGTTACATTTCCAATCAGCATAAATTGCAAGCAGTGCGAGTGAGAGTCagtgtgccagtgtgtgtgtgtgtgtacgtgtAATACTCACGCATATACTTACATACGTTGAGAATCCTAGAAAGCAGCATCGCCTGCTCCTTTTCGTTGGCGCTCTCGTTCTCAattttgcagcagcagcagcagtagagACAGTAGAAGCAgtaaaagcagcagcagcagcagctcagtCGACAACTGACCAGCCAAGCACTAGCATATTTCCTATTGGTCCCTTGCAACAAAAAGCCCcgaaaatatattgaaaatttcacaaaaatgGTAGAAGCCAAAAGTGTAAAAAACTAAAGCGAAAGACTTGAAGACATTGAAAAAAGCGCGCCTATTcagtgaatgtgtgtgtgtgcgtgagaaTCGATGTGTGAAAAGAACAGTGTATTGAAAGTTCAATAAACTAGCGATGATCCTttgaaaattaagaaaaaaaatttaacttcttttttttttgtatgtttaAGTGAAGAAGaagctgcagcaggagcatAAGAAGAAGATGTAGCTAACATGTGAGTAGCAACAAGCAGGGCCAAGCAGTGCCTATGTGTGTGAAAAATCTGTAAATCGAGGTTAtctatacacacacacactcacatgaGCAGTGAGCAGAAGCGAGATAGAAGCTGccgaacatacatacatacatacatacatatacatacactgATTTGGGCAGCATCCTGCGACtccgtctcgctcgcactctcTCCCTGCCCAAACCCACTCGCATGCTCCTCTACTCTAAAGCAATGGCATTTTAATCATCATTAGGACGAGTGGAAGGGGGACAGCACACTGTCATTATcaacagacacacacacacagtcacaAACCTCCTGTTGTCCTGCAGGCGCCACCCACCATattgctctttctctttccaTCCCCCGCAACCCAGTTCCTCTGCAATGTTTGTTTGCgggaattaaatttaaagtatgCCAACGATTTGCTTGTCCTTCTCCACCCACTCTTCTTCGCTTTTTCGCCCCACTGTTGCGCGCATTTCGTCCTGGCGAcccatatgtgtatgtatgtatgtatgtccTTGTGTTCACGTGTATGTTTGTCAAAGCGTAAACAATTGCGAATAAGACAAGcagcaaaaaaggaaaaacgacagcaaaaatagcaacaaaaagaggcaagaaaaataatgaaacgaaaacagaacaagaatacacacacacaaaagtacaaaaaaaaggaataccGTGCAGCAGTTGAACAACACACGACATTTGCAATGTGCGAGTGTGCGAAAAAATCGATTTGTGTGCCATCAAAAAGTGCATATATAGGCAACCCATATTCTCATATATTTCCGCCACCCCCTCATCCCCCGCAGCACAACCAACCTGCCCCCGTTGTGCAACATAATGTGGCAGCAACGATTTTCAATTAACATCAAACAATCGCTTAACGTTTAACATCCGCCATTGCAATCGCAATATCCCGTTATACAGATTGATTCTCTTTCATTCGCGCCATCCCTTTCGCACACCCAGCAGGGTCGGTGGGAGCAGGGTATACCGTTTTAGGGGGTAGGGAGCTCGGATGGCTCTTAATTAATCTACGTGTGCCATTGTCAAAAGTCTGAATAGAAATCAAGGTTTATGTAATCCGCCAGGCCAGGCgatacaaaaatgaaaaacaaaagaaatcgAAGAGAGGGAAGCAAACAAAGcgaacgcaaaaaaaaaacgctttAATTCTAGCAATCCAGACTATTCACAGCTGTTATCGATATCTAAATTGATATTTCCTCATTTCCGTTCcaagaaatgcaaatgaaatcaTCAAATCTTCCGGAAAAGCCAAGAAAGGAAAAGGAAGCAGATTTTCTATTTGAACTGCCATTGAAATCATTTTCAGGCATGGCTTGTGATTTAGGTCGActttaaaatcaataaataagtGTGTTA encodes:
- the LOC6618579 gene encoding uncharacterized protein LOC6618579 — translated: MSGKDDRSKEKRRNMKQYNHHHKKEQGRSTTSSGSPPPTSRRSMVDVADSSDEPRLARRGNWQSSGAGRSSLAPQRNRDMLDTLPSDTDDMEQLGLDGALIDENARAQLRAGDFQQMAQFPSLGGGHFTFGSEREWANVAEGQTKLHTKAASAYFTLNLTRLNVGLQTIPLYKRMDYPASLFTRAQIAAQEKAAERAEAAYQRILKDSNGGTKSRAPSAKSNKDAAPAAAEKPVAASAAEPDELDELLAMTDTQLGIGSGPITMPMPMVQPATPSSAASKNGVEEWLDSVLDE
- the LOC6618580 gene encoding putative glutathione-specific gamma-glutamylcyclotransferase 2; amino-acid sequence: MSITLDDKLPKEIANFQNLLTNEAPVMLDFLTELRNSGSGADQLPGNIYTEFFANVIEDPREHGCKSVDHDFTPGFSMLRTFDTENSNQLEPPAASDADVWIFGYGSLVWKTDFPYIDRRRGFVWGFKRRFYQHSIDHRGIPERPGRVVTLLPGDPAQDRVYGVAYRIAASQKGAVLDHLDYREKNGYERCSLEFHEYPTDGAEPIQVIIYVATQANDSYAGDVWQVPCIASQIFSSAGPSGPNREYLFNLAAAMDQLFPGAVDDHLEELVACVKRYIVEDEPQLIRHALLHEISGILEEEELAEQAHQLEKLLERCQKPGGREWLIHGALQAKNKS